The genomic window GAGGCTGGCGCGATTATATGattgaatatacaaatatatacaaatgggATTTCGTACTAATCTAGATTATGTAAAAACAATACATGGtcttatattaataaaattttttggatatatTTTGGGTTTCGTTAAGTTTGTGATTGTATTTGTCACTTGTCTTTATGATCACATTATATCGCTATAACCAGTAGTTTTAATTATACGAAATTAATGGCCactttaaaattctaaaatgtgTAGGTTTTAACATTTCTAAAAATACTAAACAGAaataaagtattattattaaaatcatGCAAGtctttcgttaaaaaataattctacaACTACAAATTGTAAAACTATTAGGAAGATACTATAGCGTTGCTCGTCCTTTTGCTATCGCTTTATTCAAGGCGCTCAGACACGACTGAACGTCTTCGTAGTCTCGCGTCCATTCGCGCAAATTTCGTTCGGTTTCGTGTAGACGCGCCATGCCCAAACGTTGTCCACCGTTCTTCAAAGATGCAATACAATGGCATGCTAGAAGTTTGAAACATTGACGACGGATTACATTATGCGTGGCGCTATCCCAGTGCGGAGTAGCGCGTACAATCGGCCAAGCCATGGTCACATAGTCCAGCAATGCGTCCCAATTCCCCGAATCATATAGCTGTTTGGTGTGTGCGCTAAGCAAACGCTTGAATTCACTGAGATGTAGTGACGCACGTGAATAAGCGCTACTATCGGTTTTCTTACAAAGGCGTGATGTTGGTAGTGAGCGAAATATTTGTCGTTTGGCATGTAACAACTCCTCCTCTAATGGACTGCAAAAGGCATAAAAAACATGTTTATGATTATGAATTAgcattacaaatatatttatacacagaatagggtatattaagtttgctacgaagtaGTCCTAGTCTTAGTCCCTCAGATTTCGTATTATCGCTCTGATATTTTGCACACGGTATTTATTGTCTAGTTGCTTATTCGTCAGACGCCTACAATAACTGCCTATAGCTTAactacaaactgaacaatcaaataCAAAGTcgtgtataaaaaattttttatgagagGATGTGGATTATTGCGTAAAGCAAGAGTATAATCtgcgaacaaatttttcagatcggatcactgtagcaGATTGcggtcatacaaactgaatgattaaTATCAAGTTCTTAATTGAATggcatttttatttcagaaatattttcacgaaatttagtaagAATTATGGtacaaaagaataaaaaaaacaataaaattttctagagCTAACACTATACAGGGTTTgtgcggaaagtaataggactgatatTCTTCCGTCgatatgaatttgttcctcctggataaaccgtcaatgccaagttttacgtggaaatcCTCAAAAGACTCAAACTAAgtgtcaatcgggtccgacaagacaccgcagccgattggaagttgcacacgacaacgccccggcctACTCCGCCTTTCATGCACCTCGGCTTTCAAAGCTATTTCGGGCGCTTTCAATGCTTGGGAATCACGCTGGCAGGCCCGCTTCGACGCAGAatgagcctattttgaaagtttttaaggaattttaacgattggttcaataaagttttctctttttaattcgactcagttctattacttcccggacaaaccctgtataacataattggaaaactttttttgacaagatattttcaaaaaatttgggaTTCATGCTATAAAAATTGGCACTGTAAAGTGTATTCtagcttttttttattgttcataCTTACTTTATATCTGGCATAGGCAGACGGGTACGAAAACTCTCCTCGGTTTTAGCGTCGCCCGCAACCAATTCTCCGACAATCAGATTAATAAGTTGTTGTTGCGACATTCCTTGCAAAAGCACTGGTAAAGGCATTTCTTCATTCATTTGTGCAATTGGTTTACCGCTGTTACCATCTTCACCGCCAAGACGTAATTTCTTCGCCATTGGTGTGcctgttggccataattgttgtTTGGCTTTTGTTGGTGAAGGCATTACTGGTGGTTCAGGCGCCGGTGGTGTACTACCCATTGTGAGACGTTTACGCGGTGAACTGCGCAATATCATGCTGGTACTTAATGGTACCTTGGTTGGTGTACGTTGGAAGGGCATACGTAGTGGCGTATTGCCGACATCTGGCGATAAGCCGTTGTTAAAGCGACGCCGACCACGTTGACGAATTATCATTTCATCCGGTGATGGCATTGGTGATAAAATGTTATCCTGAGAAAGTGCTACATTTGTAGTATTGTCTAGAAGATGCGGCGTATTAAAAAGAGTTGCTGGTGTTGGTTC from Bactrocera tryoni isolate S06 chromosome 5, CSIRO_BtryS06_freeze2, whole genome shotgun sequence includes these protein-coding regions:
- the LOC120778229 gene encoding uncharacterized protein LOC120778229, translated to MTTETTPHQQHQQQQIRIALSEIPSRLEALRFASGGATTPTATPNRYSPNEPTPATLFNTPHLLDNTTNVALSQDNILSPMPSPDEMIIRQRGRRRFNNGLSPDVGNTPLRMPFQRTPTKVPLSTSMILRSSPRKRLTMGSTPPAPEPPVMPSPTKAKQQLWPTGTPMAKKLRLGGEDGNSGKPIAQMNEEMPLPVLLQGMSQQQLINLIVGELVAGDAKTEESFRTRLPMPDINPLEEELLHAKRQIFRSLPTSRLCKKTDSSAYSRASLHLSEFKRLLSAHTKQLYDSGNWDALLDYVTMAWPIVRATPHWDSATHNVIRRQCFKLLACHCIASLKNGGQRLGMARLHETERNLREWTRDYEDVQSCLSALNKAIAKGRATL